One region of Terriglobia bacterium genomic DNA includes:
- a CDS encoding 2-hydroxyacyl-CoA dehydratase, which produces MKVFERTFDSFYEEMQDLSFASVRRWKEQHPGAKSVAFFPVYAPVELVHAAGMLPVLLSGAGDRLDIQHADSRFGSFICSIIKTTMEMAMTGHLEPFDGLLFSSICDSARNLCFVIKRNYPQIYVDFLHLPHSTSDSSVEFLEQEYRRIIVELERLGGAPIQPAALRHSIALYNIQRSLVRQLYELRAQSPHLLRAWESYVLIRSGNFMPVEEHIKILKQALDYLPTRPGKKRDAVRVVIEGAFCEQPPLELIRLLENAGCDVVEDDLAIAQRWFTEDVPISGDPVRALAESYVHRSVYSSVRHDFSKPRWEGLAEKVRSTRAEAVIFLIAKFCEPAYFDFVLFKKKIDEMGLPHLLLEFEEKLFTFDRLRTEVETFVESLVFD; this is translated from the coding sequence ATGAAAGTATTCGAACGAACGTTCGATAGTTTTTATGAAGAGATGCAGGACCTCTCGTTTGCCAGCGTACGGCGCTGGAAAGAACAGCATCCGGGCGCGAAATCCGTGGCTTTCTTTCCCGTGTATGCGCCCGTGGAGCTGGTCCATGCCGCAGGCATGCTCCCGGTGCTATTGAGCGGCGCGGGCGACCGGCTGGATATACAGCATGCCGATTCCCGCTTCGGTTCCTTCATCTGCTCCATCATCAAAACCACCATGGAAATGGCCATGACCGGCCACCTGGAGCCATTTGACGGCCTGCTTTTTTCTTCCATCTGCGATTCGGCCCGCAACCTCTGCTTCGTAATTAAGCGCAACTACCCGCAGATATATGTGGATTTTCTGCATCTGCCGCACAGTACGTCGGACTCCAGCGTCGAGTTTCTGGAGCAGGAATATCGCCGGATCATCGTTGAACTGGAGCGCCTGGGTGGAGCGCCGATACAGCCCGCGGCGCTCCGCCATAGCATCGCGCTCTATAACATCCAGCGGAGTCTGGTGCGGCAACTCTATGAGCTGCGCGCGCAAAGCCCGCACCTGTTGCGCGCCTGGGAATCCTACGTGCTCATCCGCAGCGGCAACTTCATGCCGGTGGAAGAGCACATCAAGATACTGAAACAGGCGCTGGACTATCTCCCGACGCGGCCAGGGAAGAAGCGGGACGCGGTCCGGGTAGTGATTGAAGGCGCGTTCTGCGAGCAGCCGCCTCTAGAACTCATTCGTCTTCTGGAGAACGCCGGCTGTGACGTGGTGGAAGACGATCTGGCCATTGCGCAGCGGTGGTTTACAGAAGACGTGCCCATCAGCGGCGACCCGGTCCGCGCGCTGGCCGAAAGTTATGTGCATCGCTCGGTGTATTCGTCTGTACGACATGATTTTTCCAAACCGCGCTGGGAAGGCCTGGCAGAAAAGGTACGCAGCACGCGGGCTGAAGCTGTGATTTTCCTGATCGCGAAGTTCTGCGAGCCGGCGTATTTCGATTTTGTGCTGTTCAAAAAGAAGATCGACGAAATGGGGCTGCCCCACTTGCTGCTGGAGTTTGAAGAAAAGCTCTTCACCTTCGATCGCCTGCGGACGGAAGTGGAAACGTTTGTCGAGTCCCTGGTCTTTGATTAA
- the rpoD gene encoding RNA polymerase sigma factor RpoD: protein MATHDKFDPDWKQVDPEDEDKEYLTPNEASSFIGTEVTSADDIDDLVMTLDTEGIDLTEGELPSQRRRKTGFGLDDQEELDTSVAPSVLDKTSDPVRLYLREMGTVPLLTRQGEIEIAKRFERGHLRVLKAISRCPIVIREIKTLGGDLESGSRSIKEVVVFNEEDVTDDILSARTQATIDEIEKMVEHYNKAQKLEEKLASISRKQNPKPYRRCQWKLGRERVAVSRVIRSFKYTPQERKRLIDRVTTTTDTMRSLDRQAQRLEKKIDGTRNEEHRAEYKRQQKSCLSDLKQLEQEAGVNYKELSRTQREITQGNVDAEYAKRELVEANLRLVVSIAKKYTNRGLQFLDLIQEGNMGLMKAVDKFEYRRGYKFSTYATWWIRQAVTRAISDQARTIRVPVHMIENINKLLRASRQLVQELGREPTSEEVAQRMDIPVSSVRKVLKIAQQPISLESRVGEEEDSRLGDFIQDTTGVSPAEAMIRVNLKEQTASVLRTLNPREERIIKMRFGLEDGSEHTLEEVGQNFQVTRERIRQIEVKALRKLRHPSRSRRLRAFVDRKTFGEGD from the coding sequence TTGGCCACCCACGATAAATTCGACCCTGATTGGAAGCAAGTAGATCCTGAAGACGAGGACAAGGAATACCTCACTCCAAATGAAGCCAGCAGCTTTATTGGCACTGAGGTTACTTCAGCAGATGACATTGATGACCTTGTAATGACGCTGGATACTGAAGGCATTGATCTGACCGAGGGCGAACTGCCTTCACAGCGCCGCAGAAAAACCGGTTTTGGACTCGACGATCAGGAAGAACTCGATACCAGCGTTGCTCCCAGCGTTCTGGATAAAACCAGCGATCCGGTACGACTCTATCTGCGTGAAATGGGCACGGTACCGCTGCTTACGCGCCAGGGAGAAATCGAGATCGCCAAGCGATTTGAACGTGGGCATCTGAGGGTGCTTAAGGCAATTTCACGTTGTCCAATCGTCATTCGGGAGATCAAAACTCTTGGCGGAGACCTTGAGTCGGGCTCGCGTTCCATTAAAGAGGTTGTTGTCTTTAATGAAGAAGACGTCACTGACGATATTCTTTCCGCGCGGACCCAGGCCACCATTGATGAGATTGAAAAAATGGTGGAGCACTACAACAAAGCACAGAAGCTGGAGGAGAAACTTGCAAGCATCAGCCGCAAGCAAAATCCCAAGCCGTATCGCCGCTGCCAGTGGAAGCTGGGGCGGGAAAGGGTTGCGGTTTCGCGGGTCATACGCAGCTTCAAGTACACTCCGCAGGAAAGAAAACGGCTGATCGATCGTGTGACCACCACCACCGACACCATGCGTTCGCTGGACCGCCAGGCGCAGCGGCTGGAAAAGAAAATTGACGGCACGCGCAATGAGGAACATCGCGCTGAGTACAAGCGGCAGCAGAAGAGTTGTCTTTCCGACCTGAAACAATTGGAGCAGGAAGCCGGCGTCAATTACAAAGAACTTTCCCGCACGCAACGGGAAATCACTCAGGGTAACGTGGACGCGGAATACGCCAAGCGCGAACTGGTGGAAGCAAACCTCCGCCTGGTCGTCTCTATTGCCAAAAAATATACCAACCGCGGCCTGCAGTTTCTGGATTTGATTCAAGAAGGCAACATGGGCCTGATGAAGGCCGTGGACAAGTTTGAGTATCGCCGTGGCTACAAGTTTTCCACCTACGCAACGTGGTGGATCCGCCAGGCGGTAACCCGGGCAATTTCAGATCAGGCCCGCACGATTCGCGTTCCGGTCCACATGATTGAGAACATTAACAAGCTGCTTCGCGCTTCGCGACAGTTGGTGCAGGAGCTTGGCCGTGAACCAACGTCAGAAGAAGTTGCTCAACGCATGGACATTCCGGTATCGAGCGTCCGCAAAGTGCTGAAAATCGCTCAGCAGCCTATCTCTCTTGAGAGCCGCGTGGGCGAAGAAGAAGATTCGCGCCTGGGCGATTTCATTCAGGACACGACCGGTGTTTCCCCCGCTGAGGCCATGATCCGCGTGAACCTGAAAGAGCAGACTGCCAGCGTACTGCGCACACTCAACCCACGGGAAGAACGCATCATTAAAATGCGATTCGGGCTGGAAGATGGGTCTGAGCATACGCTGGAAGAAGTAGGACAGAACTTCCAGGTAACGCGTGAACGCATCCGCCAGATTGAAGTAAAGGCGTTGCGGAAACTGCGTCACCCTTCGCGCTCGCGCAGGCTCCGGGCATTTGTCGATCGCAAGACGTTCGGCGAAGGAGATTGA
- a CDS encoding DEAD/DEAH box helicase, which translates to MSTFKELPISPYLLDRLRASEFVTPTEVQAAAIPHAASGKNVVATAQTGTGKTLAFLVPVMDKLMQQTESRPGALVLVPTRELALQIGKQYEQLRGKKLPPAALLIGGVAERSQLRAVRSGARLIIATPGRFEDLYDRELISLAGIKTLVLDEVDRMLDMGFIPAIRRIISRLPRSRQTLCFSATLEPSVQYLVDEYASGAVRLAFGSTTKASESVNLVAYEVHADQKLSLLKRLLNEETGRTLIFVRTKRATERLAEKLNRQGLAVSVLHGDRSQSQRNSALTAFQHGTSRVLVATDVASRGIHVDDIAQVINYDLPAIPEDFIHRVGRTGRAGATGSAITFFSGVERSDLARIERTLQLKMRRGHVDTALVREERAMPVDVSSMRPEPVKPGSRMVRLPGEVFQRYTV; encoded by the coding sequence GTGTCTACGTTTAAAGAACTTCCCATATCTCCATATCTACTGGATCGCCTTCGTGCGTCCGAATTCGTAACCCCCACTGAAGTCCAGGCGGCCGCCATTCCGCATGCCGCCAGCGGCAAAAACGTTGTCGCCACAGCCCAGACCGGTACCGGCAAGACTCTTGCCTTCCTGGTTCCGGTGATGGACAAGCTGATGCAGCAGACAGAATCGCGGCCCGGCGCCCTGGTTCTGGTGCCAACCCGCGAACTGGCACTGCAAATCGGAAAACAATATGAACAACTGCGCGGCAAGAAACTGCCGCCCGCGGCGCTGCTGATTGGCGGCGTTGCGGAGAGATCGCAACTGCGCGCCGTGCGTTCCGGGGCTAGGCTGATCATCGCCACGCCCGGCAGGTTTGAAGATCTCTATGATCGTGAATTGATTTCACTGGCCGGCATTAAAACGCTCGTGCTGGACGAAGTGGACAGAATGTTGGACATGGGATTCATCCCGGCCATTCGCAGGATTATCAGCAGGCTGCCAAGGTCGCGGCAGACACTGTGCTTCTCCGCCACGCTGGAGCCTTCCGTCCAATACCTGGTCGATGAGTACGCAAGTGGGGCCGTACGGCTGGCTTTTGGCTCGACCACCAAAGCCTCTGAATCGGTCAATCTGGTGGCCTACGAAGTCCATGCGGACCAGAAGCTTTCACTGTTGAAGCGCTTGCTTAATGAGGAAACCGGCCGCACCCTGATTTTTGTTCGCACCAAGCGAGCGACCGAACGGCTGGCTGAAAAACTAAACCGCCAGGGACTTGCGGTAAGCGTGTTACATGGCGACCGAAGCCAATCGCAGCGGAACAGCGCTCTGACAGCCTTCCAGCATGGGACGTCGCGCGTGCTGGTGGCCACGGATGTAGCATCTCGCGGAATCCACGTTGACGATATTGCCCAGGTCATTAATTACGATCTGCCGGCGATACCGGAGGACTTCATCCATCGCGTGGGACGGACGGGAAGGGCCGGAGCCACAGGTTCAGCCATTACGTTCTTCTCAGGAGTGGAGCGCTCCGACCTGGCTAGAATCGAGCGCACTCTGCAACTGAAGATGCGTCGCGGCCACGTTGATACCGCTCTTGTGCGGGAAGAACGGGCCATGCCGGTGGACGTTTCCAGCATGCGGCCGGAGCCGGTGAAGCCTGGATCCAGGATGGTTCGCCTTCCCGGAGAGGTTTTTCAACGATATACGGTCTAA
- a CDS encoding RNA-binding protein — protein sequence MKKIYVGNFSFHMTEPELRALFEPFGAIDSASVATDRDTGRSRGFGFVQMPNDDEAEKAMAALNGKDSGGRALTVNEARPQAPRSGFGGGGGGGRGRGNDRGGNDRGPRQRREPRW from the coding sequence GTGAAGAAGATTTACGTTGGCAATTTCTCATTCCACATGACAGAACCTGAACTCAGGGCGCTGTTTGAGCCTTTTGGAGCCATTGACAGCGCATCGGTCGCGACCGATCGCGATACAGGCCGGTCCCGCGGTTTTGGTTTTGTCCAGATGCCCAACGATGATGAAGCAGAAAAAGCGATGGCAGCACTGAACGGCAAAGACTCCGGCGGGCGGGCACTTACGGTAAATGAAGCGAGACCGCAAGCTCCCCGTAGCGGGTTTGGAGGCGGAGGCGGTGGTGGCCGGGGCCGTGGAAACGACCGTGGCGGCAATGATCGTGGACCGCGTCAGCGTCGTGAACCCCGTTGGTAA
- a CDS encoding pyruvate oxidase, with amino-acid sequence MAKTAADVLIEGLIDWGVDVIFGLPGDGINGIMESLRTHQDQIRFVQVRHEEAAAFMACAHAKFTGRLGVCLATSGPGGVHLLNGLYDAKLDGAPVLAITGLPYHDLNDTFTQQDVALDRLFMDVAAYNTRVMGPTHVENITELACRTATVYHKVAHIAFPTDIQDMKAERKTASKRNIKGHVSLVHADGGHFPNESDLRRAADVLNAGKKIAILAGQGALHATDALEQAAEKLGAPIVKALLGKAAVPDENPYTTGGIGLLGTKPSQEALENCDTLLIVGSSFPYIEFMPKPGKAKAVQIDLDPVRIGLRYDVEVGLVGDSRRTLEALLPLVNRNKDRSFLETAQKGMKEWWELMSKRSTNTEKPMKPQVIAHELGKRLRNDAIVSSDSGTITTWWARHILAKRGQMYSCSGTLATMACGLPYTISAQIAHPDRQCVAFVGDGGFSMLMAELVTAVKYKLPIIVVVVKNNTLGQIKWEQMVFLGNPEYGVDLAPIDFVKFAEACGAVGFRVDDPKDCGAILDRALTSNAAGPVVIEAVVDPFEAPMPAKITFEQAAKFTESLVRGEPNRKKIIATQIADKVRELV; translated from the coding sequence ATGGCCAAAACTGCTGCTGATGTGTTGATTGAAGGATTGATCGACTGGGGAGTCGATGTCATTTTTGGGTTGCCGGGAGATGGCATTAACGGAATCATGGAATCTTTGCGGACGCACCAGGATCAAATTCGTTTTGTTCAGGTACGGCATGAAGAAGCTGCCGCCTTCATGGCCTGCGCTCACGCCAAGTTTACGGGAAGGCTCGGCGTGTGCCTCGCCACTTCAGGCCCAGGAGGAGTTCATCTGCTGAACGGGCTTTATGACGCGAAGCTTGACGGCGCTCCCGTCTTGGCCATTACTGGTCTGCCATATCACGACCTCAATGACACGTTCACGCAGCAGGATGTCGCGCTGGACCGTCTTTTTATGGATGTGGCTGCTTACAACACGCGCGTGATGGGCCCAACTCATGTTGAAAACATCACCGAGCTAGCCTGCCGCACGGCCACCGTCTATCACAAAGTGGCGCACATCGCTTTTCCCACAGATATTCAGGACATGAAGGCCGAACGCAAAACCGCATCCAAGCGCAATATCAAGGGACATGTATCGCTTGTTCATGCGGATGGCGGTCACTTTCCCAATGAGTCCGACCTGCGTCGCGCCGCGGATGTGCTCAACGCTGGAAAAAAGATAGCGATCCTTGCCGGGCAGGGCGCATTGCATGCGACTGACGCGCTGGAACAGGCCGCGGAAAAACTCGGCGCGCCTATCGTGAAGGCGCTGCTGGGCAAAGCGGCGGTTCCCGATGAGAATCCATACACGACCGGCGGCATCGGACTTCTTGGCACCAAGCCTTCACAGGAAGCTCTGGAAAATTGCGACACGTTATTAATTGTCGGCTCATCTTTTCCTTATATCGAGTTCATGCCAAAGCCCGGGAAAGCGAAAGCGGTGCAGATAGATCTTGATCCTGTACGCATTGGGTTGCGGTATGACGTTGAAGTTGGCCTGGTGGGAGACAGTCGCCGCACGCTGGAAGCGCTGCTGCCGCTGGTGAATCGCAATAAAGATCGCAGCTTCCTGGAGACAGCGCAGAAGGGAATGAAAGAGTGGTGGGAGCTGATGAGCAAGCGCTCCACTAATACGGAAAAGCCGATGAAGCCACAGGTGATTGCCCACGAGTTAGGGAAGCGGCTGCGCAATGATGCGATCGTCAGCTCCGACAGTGGGACGATTACCACCTGGTGGGCCCGCCACATTCTGGCCAAACGCGGACAGATGTATTCCTGTTCCGGCACGCTTGCCACCATGGCATGTGGATTGCCCTATACGATCTCCGCGCAAATTGCGCACCCGGATCGCCAATGCGTTGCGTTTGTGGGCGATGGCGGCTTTAGCATGCTCATGGCGGAACTCGTGACTGCTGTGAAATACAAACTTCCGATCATCGTGGTAGTGGTGAAGAACAACACTCTGGGCCAGATCAAGTGGGAGCAGATGGTCTTTCTCGGCAATCCAGAATATGGGGTGGATCTTGCGCCAATCGATTTTGTGAAATTCGCGGAGGCGTGCGGTGCTGTCGGCTTCCGTGTTGACGATCCTAAAGATTGTGGCGCCATTCTGGACCGTGCACTCACCTCCAATGCCGCCGGTCCGGTGGTGATTGAAGCAGTGGTCGATCCATTTGAGGCTCCTATGCCCGCAAAAATTACATTTGAGCAGGCAGCGAAATTTACGGAGTCCCTGGTTCGTGGCGAGCCCAACCGCAAAAAGATAATTGCCACGCAGATTGCCGACAAAGTGAGAGAGTTGGTGTGA
- a CDS encoding DUF6496 domain-containing protein: MANKKRSSSKKKSSGRKYGKAAGKSVKSAMHRKKKGTLKSGKGGKGGKVKSRKQAIAIGLSEAREKGAKVPKKK, from the coding sequence ATGGCAAACAAGAAACGTTCCAGTTCGAAAAAGAAATCCAGCGGTCGCAAGTACGGCAAGGCAGCCGGCAAGTCAGTGAAGAGCGCCATGCATAGAAAGAAAAAAGGTACGCTTAAATCCGGCAAGGGTGGCAAAGGCGGCAAGGTGAAGAGCCGCAAACAGGCAATAGCGATCGGACTCTCTGAAGCGCGTGAGAAGGGCGCGAAGGTGCCCAAAAAGAAGTAG
- a CDS encoding SDR family oxidoreductase, which produces MAFETKSSKIQQKEPKPPFPKQHQPHPGIEADVEPRPKYKAPLYRGADKLRDKVALITGGDSGIGRAVAVLYAREGADIAIVFLPEEQKDAQETAKAVEAEGQRCVLIPGDVKDPDFCRDAVEQTVEELGHLDILVNNAAFQQHQESIEDLTEEQWENTFRTNIFGYFHMTKAALSHLKPGSAIVNTGSITGLQGNKDLLDYASTKGAIHAFTKSLAQNLVEKKIRVNCVAPGPVWTPLNIADKPAEKAAEHGKATPMERPAQPEEVAPAFVFFASEADSSYITGEVLTLLGGETTAA; this is translated from the coding sequence ATGGCGTTTGAAACAAAATCATCAAAAATTCAACAGAAAGAGCCGAAGCCGCCTTTTCCCAAACAGCACCAGCCTCATCCAGGGATTGAAGCGGACGTGGAGCCTCGCCCAAAATATAAAGCCCCACTGTATCGAGGAGCGGACAAGCTTCGCGATAAAGTCGCCTTGATCACCGGTGGAGATTCCGGAATCGGCCGCGCCGTCGCCGTTCTCTATGCGCGCGAAGGCGCAGATATTGCCATAGTCTTTCTTCCAGAAGAACAGAAAGACGCGCAGGAAACCGCCAAAGCGGTTGAAGCTGAAGGGCAACGTTGTGTATTGATTCCGGGGGACGTAAAAGATCCGGATTTCTGCCGCGACGCCGTGGAGCAAACCGTGGAGGAATTGGGCCACCTTGACATTCTGGTGAATAACGCAGCTTTTCAGCAGCACCAGGAATCCATCGAGGACCTAACTGAAGAACAGTGGGAAAATACTTTCCGCACCAACATATTCGGCTACTTTCACATGACCAAGGCCGCGCTGTCTCACCTGAAACCCGGCAGCGCAATTGTGAATACCGGTTCCATTACCGGACTGCAGGGCAATAAAGATCTTCTCGATTACGCTTCCACCAAGGGCGCAATCCATGCCTTCACTAAATCGCTGGCGCAAAATCTGGTGGAAAAGAAGATCCGCGTGAACTGCGTAGCTCCAGGTCCGGTATGGACTCCACTTAACATCGCCGATAAACCTGCAGAGAAGGCGGCAGAGCACGGAAAGGCGACACCCATGGAACGTCCCGCCCAGCCGGAAGAGGTTGCGCCTGCTTTTGTGTTTTTTGCTTCTGAGGCGGATTCCAGCTATATCACTGGCGAAGTGTTGACCCTGCTGGGTGGCGAAACTACTGCCGCCTGA
- a CDS encoding energy transducer TonB encodes MSPAISQTTQAQANTRKLKVSVPPEYPELARKMNIQGVARVLLTVTPEGKVVGVKELGGNPVLVASLVQAVRKWKYESADRESEIEVRFEFTQNH; translated from the coding sequence ATGTCGCCGGCGATTTCGCAGACCACACAAGCGCAAGCCAACACACGTAAGCTCAAAGTCAGTGTGCCGCCGGAATATCCGGAGCTTGCACGCAAGATGAACATCCAGGGCGTGGCACGCGTGCTGCTTACCGTCACACCGGAGGGCAAAGTAGTTGGGGTGAAGGAACTTGGCGGCAATCCGGTCCTGGTAGCTTCTCTGGTCCAGGCGGTTCGCAAGTGGAAGTATGAATCAGCAGACCGTGAGAGCGAGATTGAAGTGCGATTTGAGTTCACCCAGAATCATTAG
- a CDS encoding carboxypeptidase regulatory-like domain-containing protein — protein sequence MLQRLLRRQPILIGSLVLLMLLLAQAMVAQSDAGAGGLRGEISNADGTPAANAAITVRNAETGYVRELHTNSRGQFEAQALPVGRYFVQASQAEFKTDEVEAIVTVGRSHTMALALKSASQDTGGKEQTVQTQTMVMNTDSPIDTHDVSSSSSVYLRSITSAPIRGRAFPDFVQLTPDIYQESDRNGLVISGQRSINSYVALDGADFNDPLQGNQRGGNDPVFFFPLAAVREFQVVRSGLDAEVGRTNAGFVNAVTKSGTNDWHGEGFYMNRNSDLTSPDAFGNPAVNMQHQFGGSLGGHLKKDRTFFFVAAEQNFLDLPFTVQFQPQPAGVTLPASLLALQGVDNGTNNVTSTFGRLDHSITSKHMLNVEVMYANLDAQNFGLSPRTNDIAESTNFDRQGSSVAGKVSLVSAFSSSLLNELRGQYATDYRFEQPNAQTSMVVITGVGTLGTEVTHPRMFDNKRYELTDNFSITKGRHSIRFGADGNITPSRQLRETFMAGRYDFKSLADFEAGKIARYRITLPTNGDPNSLIYDATQHELGFFIQDKFALTRNLMVNAGFRWDGQWNPQPPNPNPAFAVTQTIPNDLAMWQPRLGLAWDPRGHGTTVIRASAGMYDARTPANLFQRMFTDNGLNTLVFDSKVDKKLLNFVQFPNTLVGIPAGVAPAPTKVVGFDPNFKNPRSFQASASVETAIGDAWSISGGYTRNSTWNLQRRLDQNLFPATFDATGMPIFPTVRPNPSIGPLSVNQSEAHSTYDGFDFAVNRRLSHHLQFQAGYTLAWNRDDESGERVFNREGALDPLLPELDAGPSKNDIRNNLRLSGILDLPHGFTISAITLNRSAAPFTPLIGFDTQNDGNDDNDRAIINGHVAGRNSMRGSPFNDLDMRILKSFRTGEHSKLETFAEFFNVTHNTNKGYGPDAVSLYGNAAAPNPTAGQALFAPFTTRFGGPRQVQMGARFSF from the coding sequence ATGCTGCAAAGGCTACTTCGTCGTCAACCAATATTGATCGGTTCACTTGTTCTTTTGATGTTGCTTTTAGCTCAGGCCATGGTTGCCCAGTCTGATGCCGGCGCAGGTGGTCTGCGCGGTGAGATCAGCAATGCGGACGGTACACCCGCCGCGAACGCAGCCATTACAGTCCGAAACGCTGAGACCGGCTATGTGCGCGAATTGCATACCAATAGTCGCGGGCAGTTTGAGGCCCAGGCGCTGCCGGTGGGCCGTTATTTTGTCCAGGCCTCGCAAGCCGAGTTTAAGACAGATGAAGTAGAAGCGATTGTTACTGTGGGCCGCAGCCACACAATGGCATTGGCGTTAAAGTCCGCCAGCCAGGATACGGGCGGCAAAGAGCAGACCGTGCAGACGCAGACGATGGTGATGAATACAGATAGCCCAATTGACACGCATGATGTGTCGAGTTCTTCGAGCGTCTATTTGCGCTCGATTACGTCGGCTCCTATCCGTGGCCGCGCTTTCCCTGATTTTGTGCAGCTGACCCCAGACATTTACCAGGAATCAGATCGCAACGGCCTGGTAATCTCCGGCCAGCGTTCCATCAATTCTTATGTTGCGCTCGATGGCGCGGACTTCAATGATCCGCTGCAAGGCAACCAGCGCGGCGGTAATGATCCAGTGTTCTTCTTTCCGTTGGCTGCCGTACGAGAGTTCCAGGTAGTGCGCAGCGGTCTTGATGCCGAAGTCGGGCGCACGAACGCCGGCTTTGTGAACGCCGTAACCAAGTCAGGGACCAATGACTGGCATGGTGAAGGCTTCTACATGAATCGCAACTCTGACCTTACTTCACCGGACGCGTTCGGCAATCCGGCGGTCAATATGCAACACCAGTTCGGTGGGTCTCTGGGCGGACACCTCAAGAAAGACCGCACATTCTTTTTTGTCGCCGCCGAGCAGAATTTTCTGGACCTGCCTTTCACCGTTCAGTTCCAGCCACAACCTGCGGGCGTAACGCTGCCCGCCAGCCTACTGGCTTTGCAGGGAGTGGACAACGGAACAAATAACGTAACTTCCACCTTTGGCCGTTTGGACCATTCCATCACTTCCAAGCACATGCTGAATGTGGAAGTAATGTACGCGAACCTCGACGCACAGAATTTTGGGCTGTCGCCGCGCACGAATGACATTGCAGAGTCCACGAACTTTGATCGTCAAGGATCCAGCGTCGCGGGCAAGGTCAGCCTGGTATCCGCATTCAGTTCTTCCTTGTTGAACGAACTTCGCGGGCAGTACGCCACGGATTATCGCTTTGAACAACCCAATGCGCAGACGTCCATGGTGGTGATCACTGGTGTCGGAACGCTCGGCACTGAAGTCACGCATCCACGTATGTTCGATAACAAGCGTTATGAATTGACTGACAATTTCAGCATCACCAAGGGCCGCCATTCGATTCGCTTTGGCGCGGATGGCAATATCACTCCTTCCCGCCAGCTACGTGAAACATTCATGGCCGGCCGGTACGATTTCAAGTCACTGGCTGATTTCGAAGCTGGCAAAATTGCCCGCTATCGCATCACGCTTCCGACGAATGGCGATCCAAATTCGTTGATCTATGACGCCACTCAGCACGAACTGGGCTTCTTCATTCAAGACAAGTTCGCGCTTACCCGGAACCTGATGGTCAACGCCGGTTTCCGCTGGGATGGCCAGTGGAATCCGCAGCCGCCGAATCCGAATCCGGCTTTCGCCGTGACGCAAACGATTCCCAACGATCTGGCCATGTGGCAGCCGCGACTCGGACTCGCCTGGGATCCCAGAGGCCACGGGACAACCGTGATCCGCGCCTCTGCCGGCATGTACGATGCACGCACTCCGGCCAACCTGTTCCAGCGCATGTTTACTGACAACGGATTGAACACCCTTGTCTTTGATAGCAAGGTCGACAAAAAGCTCCTCAACTTCGTTCAATTCCCGAACACCCTGGTTGGTATTCCTGCCGGCGTAGCTCCGGCCCCAACGAAGGTCGTCGGCTTCGATCCCAACTTCAAGAACCCGCGTTCATTCCAGGCCAGCGCCAGCGTGGAAACTGCCATCGGTGATGCATGGTCGATTTCCGGCGGTTACACTCGCAACTCAACCTGGAACCTGCAACGCCGCCTGGACCAAAACCTCTTTCCCGCTACGTTCGACGCGACCGGTATGCCGATTTTTCCAACCGTCCGTCCCAATCCGTCAATTGGTCCTTTGTCAGTCAATCAATCTGAAGCGCATTCCACGTATGACGGATTTGATTTCGCCGTCAACCGCCGCCTGAGCCACCACCTGCAGTTCCAGGCGGGGTACACGCTGGCATGGAATCGCGATGACGAATCAGGGGAGCGCGTATTCAACCGCGAAGGAGCGCTTGATCCGCTATTGCCTGAATTAGATGCCGGTCCTTCAAAGAATGACATTCGCAACAACCTGCGTTTGAGCGGCATTCTGGACCTGCCGCACGGCTTTACTATCAGCGCCATTACGCTGAACCGCTCCGCTGCGCCATTCACTCCGCTGATCGGGTTCGATACGCAGAATGATGGCAACGACGATAACGACCGCGCCATCATCAACGGACATGTGGCGGGACGCAATAGCATGCGCGGAAGCCCCTTCAATGATCTCGACATGCGTATTCTGAAGTCATTCCGCACCGGCGAGCATTCAAAATTAGAGACGTTCGCTGAATTCTTTAACGTGACGCACAACACCAACAAAGGCTACGGTCCCGACGCAGTGAGCTTATACGGGAACGCGGCCGCTCCTAATCCCACTGCGGGCCAGGCGCTGTTTGCGCCGTTCACCACCAGGTTTGGTGGCCCCAGACAGGTACAGATGGGAGCACGGTTCAGCTTCTAA